One window of the Podospora pseudopauciseta strain CBS 411.78 chromosome 4, whole genome shotgun sequence genome contains the following:
- a CDS encoding hypothetical protein (COG:I; EggNog:ENOG503NTXK) has product MASFFQLPTSGDPVVKECNPDGNLTDQRQVYCNKVIPSEDRLKTPLQVFTLVYGAVCLGLPVLYFVIKQLVVLGRSWSRRRSGTERNIPPSIPGSKTKNKSRSLTSLPSTSTTEAKLLSSVQHLHFLGEGEGEDTAVILADGGGGLGSENEHPSHHAYIVPLRSLGSTSSPIRTNPPRIGLGNSHDKPVILGSVALQHITRATLPNWVRYLTKLIKDDFSASGVVISLSSPSTTTSDNNQDVVILHDLLTRLQEIDIPTLITLPHDLADSQPLSHVDLSLVAGLIIQNACILPNGTRRDFFRSYPLRSLMSRVLGERSDRPWFFVGFWDRWDVRPSPAVVVRGEKLARHFEGVLAHGPNGGEMGRSVSGFEVLRKPETTDLQKVWMGQGKGVYFGEGAEEVAGLDLEEMKDFLPEIEVLLKGVEVGEGDDDKVGEVDRHRLSLLSSTAGRGGAGREYEMPGSLVGFWDGTGAGEEVSCLGCVPLHVDATAEHYEAVLATQEHLRELEMLEVVDEVVINKIVEQLRAFQESSAEPYLVNALYEGLKQQKVVVYKGLATGFSIPDNAAEFWGVSSEFLVEGEEKVGVRLYISRRCPWDVSTILHTWFAHHGLTRIERFEEELRLEKALDPTSTAEAPLSIRTAIQGSTPAEALSLLQRLQTSKVEHAFKRPIQDDCRVLLLDETSVASWNDAHSRKYQEGTITMEQLLRNRLSHFARLGAKRLPSLGNLLKLHELMENLVDHCLFVGDIEPLNTINSALTLAYDPLDCLHDSKHVDPNAEFVILLFLCALRKSALEDVYIEATDHCPVFSQPDQAAVFSELWVLGSQCELYFGMPPRALGRIIYARHREFLAADPPPPLTKEQKGLMTVYAKPEPSTGIRKIDPEGPARQGFSVFKAVQGMRRATSEFGALSIFCLPAMLDIVLLTFLGRGLFMTAYMGEKYLSAACYALLISLLLSAGVTGWVGSVGNYYLYNYAYNNMVFFHVQRLAGGFALTLLVGVVGTVIHIVKVGVAPAFTYFAYLVLISTYLNVLGIMATMHQHGTPLTSGRTVLWRTLPLLFISPIVSTYFNGHDLEIYLSVGFGFLIILLIQYRSLCHEWINWLDNVPKFTEKDILTWYTTRLEKQQSSGNQSSSSTSSVSDSLSENPDDFKKLALQAFREIITQGSTNFGHLKNTVITPDPLIRRVVKGLPYILWLMKKDATEDNQPAEMFSVAWFSQLSQALKRQQQMAQGLKEHSIFMLFRYGKLDIGHNVGLFLICLMDRWVSIAMAANSAPIDYFTTFTSRYAICFAILYFCASVMMLDSMLREYWKAKYDLSDERLGSLGEAEGVSGEWERKRRGLYFSALFRLVRRLMLIMGTGTMLVWTLVDDAQMLELYYIYLLGYSGVILFQFNRCFTTDPSSHLAAILVSAIFGFITGCMLHAVFHGNGLFFTDAIALNVASLTAAATTTIWAVYDFGRPKFKDGEGRVDEADTLVQPRLGAPPATSEKTHWRDLPGTPIFTQATAGLPERVFAFLRSSLDRPSANFDKAPWARQLLETTVQLWQDKQIQVNMCSRSAFIEGGFEDAVSIGKQVGEIHYIDVAGLGEMDLGNEAWELLAAQIIAEATLHHIARASLGLTADQAIQAEHILFGTESLSKRIELQLAGDDYTSLLIVKETTQRMLMKHLCFGVEIDSEWELLPPAVRASMFQRMMGAELSPSNGLLEWLNERGLDISSVNFQVELCNLILSKTEEVLGTRTPPNYGNDILAGPGSGKTRQPTPFFARIINLPVTLAKWVGIISGGGSHLERELWYNLRHYPWMRTPLMYLITLIWRGCRWVKNAITSLLLIYRHAALVNISRLAKKGVSRTLVKDRITAELRRKVVTGFASRPGENSMTLEVFEGALKTKPGEEHKPLATAIYDNASRLITRRDISKSGDTVTTYTYGDSTKSRYPSCKVVSDQKHTKQCFYDKKGRVTHGTMAYDGIEYSFQYFYKSSPKGNHEILKAEFKPATANHHHHHNNDNSSSDSMAVFWGTPLREDLSSEKLNWVPSDRVCRVVRTIAGKKYVTTSDYQHRRDPVMMTVLLSEQGDNAKAAAAAAVTKPPVVFQHEEIFLQRPNDHYFENDDLLIHHRVDHVRRMARFCGHSMSWISVLNPAAWLYRRQKTIYRPVPTWWLRTELWDHWRKGGGVLDAIAACWMDELILREEPLLKKYWSARNAGQLDKAKAALDGAIEQIVSAIEIEKDVSEVCLLPIKYSDLYAMGLGRDANQLTMRPGDCFRDTHERISVIFNDIGCWPDSPGGVSNCRRDLVNGHSTIRNHVLAESANEYGIPRFQVEKSVQSLKMLPLWGLDGRTPNHGVIDNLLESEVDAKIAVTDTYRDIAGTFVPLIKLFVKGARSRHIPKQDMIHYSNAMLGIFEFFEHKDYNKAWKSREVASAWVEAWLTEYDDDNIVDPSSYFEVEKPSMTDFRATLEIFCSYFFIFSVQTPEDCPKVFQSTHHGISSLFGMLLKYKRGATFGIWDHAILWRECCLNISPAQSTLPLPVQSMLLSGIGLAMKLAYFHADVVLPCTPVFNPIWEQDLGTDGNRLSHKKTFARKIDPIVNGVSNMDAFKPVEQVGTDTPTVVMLSNVQFIKDIKTAILAADVIVNKYGFTEYKLLVYGARDREPGYDIDMCRLIESCGLTNHVTLKGFGKPDQALKDAWLFMNSSLSEGLPLAIAEAALAGVPIVATAVGATALVLTNPDDPSVRYGEVVPPNDPTALARAQIAMLAMSGPWAKFAGDVDKRGSVPPHLLMPDNLTTTDVKWLTKRMYDKAEDRRKLGLLGRQMVLRGFHGKRYLREHEQMYWIQWHLAGMRKDKALFDARRVGWKGELWLKKGEKKDSLKANNQGGLQRKKSARWQEFTSGRTPYRGKRLSKAPSKQREEKVVVTRVQELV; this is encoded by the exons ATGGCCTCATTCTTTCAGTTACCGACGTCGGGTGACCCGGTGGTCAAGGAATGCAACCCGGACGGGAACCTCACCGACCAACGCCAGGTCTACTGCAACAAGGTGATACCGTCCGAGGACCGGCTCAAGACGCCGCTGCAGGTGTTCACGCTGGTGTATGGGGCCGTGTGTCTGGGGCTGCCGGTGCTGTACTTTGTGATCAAGcagttggtggtgttggggaggagttggagtcGTCGACGGAGCGGGACAGAGAG GAACATACCCCCATCAATACCGGGAAGTAAAACCAAGAACAAGTCGAGGTCGTTGACGTCCCTCCCGTCGACGAGCACTACGGAAGCGAAGCTGCTGTCGTCGGTTCAGCATCTTCACTTTctcggcgagggcgagggtgaggacACTGCTGTCATCTTggcggatggtggtggtggtttggggagTGAGAATGAGCACCCCTCTCATCACGCTTACATTGTCCCCCTGAGATCACTGGGTTCGACATCCTCTCCCATCAGGACAAACCCCCCCAGGATAGGACTTGGCAACTCGCATGATAAACCTGTGATTCTCGGCTCTGTCGCCCTGCAGCACATCACAAGAGCTACCCTCCCCAACTGGGTCCGGTACCTGACCAAGCTGATCAAAGATGACTTTTCCGCCTCCGGGGTcgtcatctccctctcctccccttctaccaccacctccgacAACAACCAAGACGTAGTCATCCTCCACGACCTCCTGACCCGCCTCCAAGAAATCGACATCcccaccctcatcaccctcccccacgaCTTGGCAGACTCCCAACCCCTCTCCCACGTCGACCTGTCACTCGTGGCCGGTCTGATCATCCAAAACGCGTGTATCCTCCCCAACGGAACAAGACGTGACTTCTTCCGGAGCTACCCTCTCCGCAGCCTCATGTCCCGCGTTCTTGGGGAGAGGTCCGACCGGCCCTGGTTTTTCGTCGGGTTTTGGGATCGTTGGGATGTCAGGCCCAgcccggcggtggtggtgaggggggagaaaCTGGCCAGGCATtttgagggggtgttggCCCATGGCCCCAACGGGGGAGAAATGGGGAGGAGTGTGAGCGGGTTTGAGGTTTTGAGGAAGCCGGAGACGACGGACTTGCAAAAGGTGTGGATGGGgcaggggaagggggtttaTTTTGGAGAAGGGGCAGAAgaggtggcggggttggatttggaggagatgaaaGATTTTTTGCCGGAGATAGAGGTGTTGTtaaagggggtggaggttggggagggggatgacgacaaggtgggggaggtggacagGCATCGGTTGTCGCTGCTTTCCTCTACggctgggaggggtggtgctgggcgCGAATATGAGATGCCGGGTTCGTTGGTGGGGTTTTGGGACGGgacgggggcgggggaggaggtatcGTGTTTGGGGTGTGTGCCGCTTCATGTTGATGCTACTGCTGAGCATTACGAGGCGGTGCTGGCTACGCAGGAGCACctgagggagttggagatgttggaggtggtggatgaggtggttATCAACAAGATTGTTGAGCAGCTCAGGGCTTTTCAGGAGAGTTCCGCCGAGCCGTACTTGGTCAATGCGCTTTATGAGGGGTTGAAGCAGCAAAAGGTTGTTGTTTACAAGGGGCTCGCGACGGGGTTTAGTATCCCGGACAATGCGGCCGAGTTTTGGGGGGTGAGCAGCGAGTTTTtggtcgagggggaggagaaggtgggggtgaggttgtaCATCTCGCGGAGGTGTCCCTGGGATGTCAGCACCATCCTTCACACCTGGTTTGCCCACCACGGATTGACCCGTATCGAGCGGTTCGAAGAGGAGCtgaggttggagaaggcgtTGGATCCCACCTCGACGGCAGAGGCACCCCTGAGCATCAGGACAGCCATCCAGGGCTCGACCCCAGCCGAAGCCCTCAGCCTGCTGCAGCGACTCCAAACCAGCAAAGTCGAGCACGCCTTCAAGCGGCCCATCCAGGACGACTGCCGggttctcctcctcgacgaGACCTCCGTCGCCTCGTGGAACGACGCCCACTCCCGCAAGTATCAAGAGGGGACCATCACCATGGAGCAGCTCCTGCGAAACCGCCTCTCCCACTTTGCCCGCTTGGGCGCGAAAAGACTTCCCTCCCTTGGCAACCTCCTCAAATTGCACGAGCTGATGGAAAACTTGGTCGACCACTGCCTCTTCGTCGGCGACATTGAACCCCTCAACACGATCAACTCggccctcaccctcgcctACGACCCCCTGGACTGCCTCCACGACAGCAAGCACGTCGACCCCAACGCCGAGTttgtcatcctcctctttctctgCGCGCTGCGAAAGTCGGCGCTGGAAGACGTCTACATTGAAGCGACGGACCACTGCCCCGTCTTTTCCCAGCCCGACCAGGCCGCCGTCTTCTCCGAGCTCTGGGTCCTCGGGTCGCAGTGTGAGCTCTACTTTGGCATGCCGCCGCGTGCTTTGGGTCGGATCATCTACGCCCGTCACCGGGAGTTCCTCGCGGCTgacccgccgccgccgttgacCAAGGAGCAGAAGGGGTTGATGACGGTGTATGCCAAGCCGGAGCCGTCCACCGGGATCAGGAAGATTGACCCTGAGGGGCCGGCGAGGCAGGGGTTTAGTGTGTTCAAGGCCGTGcaggggatgaggagggcgacGTCCGAGTTTGGGGCCTTGTCGATTTTTTGCCTGCCGGCCATGTTGGACATTGTGCTGCTGAcgtttttggggagggggttgttcaTGACGGCGTACATGGGGGAGAAGTATTTGTCGGCGGCGTGTTATGCCTTGTTGATCAGCTTGTTGCTTTCGGCGGGGGTGACGGGTTGGGTGGGGAGTGTGGGAAATTACTACCTCTACAat TATGCCTACAACAACATGGTCTTCTTCCACGTTCAGCGTCTTGCTGGCGGGTTTGCGTTGACCTTGCTGGTGGGTGTTGTCGGGACGGTGATTCACATTGTCAAGGTCGGGGTCGCGCCGGCATTTACGTATTTTGCGTACCTTGTGCTGATCTCGACGTATCTGAACGTGCTGGGAATCATGGCCACCATGCACCAGCACGGCACCCCCCTCACGTCCGGCCGCACCGTCCTCTGGcgcaccctccccctcctcttcatctcccccatcgTGTCGACCTACTTCAACGGCCACGACCTCGAAATCTACCTCTCggtcggcttcggcttcttgATCATCCTCCTGATCCAATACCGCAGCCTCTGCCACGAGTGGATCAACTGGCTCGACAACGTGCCCAAGTTTACCGAGAAGGACATTCTGACTTGGTACACGACCCGGCTGGAGAAGCAACAATCATCCGGCAAtcagagcagcagcagcacctcgTCGGTGTCTGACTCCCTCTCGGAAAACCCAGACGACTTCAAGAAGCTCGCCCTGCAGGCCTTTCGCGAGATAATCACCCAAGGCAGCACCAACTTTGGCCACCTCAAGAACACGGTTATCACGCCTGACCCTCTGATCAGAAGGGTAGTCAAAGGCCTGCCCTACATCCTCTGGCTCATGAAGAAGGACGCCACCGAGGATAACCAACCGGCCGAGATGTTTTCTGTCGCCTGGTTCTCGCAGCTTTCCCAGGCTCTGAAGCGCCAGCAGCAGATGGCgcaggggttgaaggagcaCAGCATCTTCATGCTGTTTCGGTACGGCAAGCTGGATATCGGGCATAATGTGGGCTTGTTTCTGATTTGTCTGATGGATCGGTGGGTGAGCATCGCGATGGCGGCCAACTCGGCGCCGATTGACTACTTTACCACGTTTACGTCGAGGTACGCGATTTGCTTCGCGATCCTGTACTTTTGCGCGAGCGTGATGATGCTGGATAGCATGTTGAGGGAGTACTGGAAGGCAAAGTATGATTTGAGCGACGAAAGGCTGGGGAGcttgggggaggcggagggcgTGAgtggggagtgggagag AAAGCGGAGAGGGCTTTATTTCTCCGCGCTGTTTCGGCTGGTGCGGAGACTGATGCTCATCATGGGTACCGGGACGATGCTTGTTTGGACCCTCGTCGACGATGCGCAGATGCTCGAACTGTACTACATTTACCTGTTGGGCTATTCAGGCGTGATTCTGTTTCAG TTCAACCGCTGCTTCACCACGGATCCCTCGTCTCACTTGGCGGCTATTCTCGTCTCTGCCATCTTTGGCTTCATCACTGGGTGCATGCTCCACGCTGTCTTTCATGGCAACGGCTTGTTCTTCACCGACGCCATCGCGCTCAACGTTGCCTCGCTTACGGCGGCAGCGACGACGACCATTTGGGCCGTGTATGACTTTGGCAGACCCAAGTTcaaggatggcgagggtCGAGTTGACGAGGCTGACACGTTGGTTCAGCCTCGCCTGGGCGCACCCCCCGCCACGTCGGAGAAGACCCACTGGAGGGACCTGCCTGGTACTCCCATCTTCACGCAAGCTACCGCTGGGTTGCCCGAGAGAGTCTTTGCCTTCTTGCGGTCGAGTCTTGACCGGCCCTCGGCGAACTTTGACAAGGCTCCTTGGGCTAGGCAACTGCTTGAGACGACGGTGCAGCTGTGGCAGGACAAGCAGATCCAGGTCAACATGTGCTCTCGCTCGGCGTTTATTGAGGGCGGGTTCGAAGATGCTGTGTCCATCGGCAAGCAGGTTGGTGAGATCCACTACATCGATGTCGCTGGCCTTGGGGAGATGGACTTGGGCAATGAGGCGTGGGAGTTGTTGGCTGCTCAAATCATCGCCGAGGCTACCCTGCATCACATTGCTCGCGCCTCCCTTGGCTTGACTGCCGACCAGGCCATCCAGGCTGAGCATATCCTGTTTGGCACCGAGTCCTTATCCAAGCGAATCGAGCTTCAGCTTGCTGGCGATGATTACACTAGTCTCCTCATCGTCAAGGAGACGACCCAGCGCATGCTGATGAAGCACCTCTGCTTTGGCGTCGAGATCGACTCTGAGTGGGAGCTCCTGCCACCTGCTGTTCGTGCTTCCATGTTCCAGCGCATGATGGGCGCGGAGCTCTCACCTTCCAACGGTCTTTTGGAATGGCTCAATGAGAGGGGTCTCGACATCTCCTCCGTCAACTTCCAAGTGGAGCTCTGCAACCTCATCTTGAGCAAGACTGAAGAGGTCTTGGGTACTCGCACTCCGCCCAACTATGGCAATGACATCCTCGCCGGCCCTGGCTCAGGCAAGACCAGACAGCCCACTCCCTTCTTTGCCCGCATCATCAATCTCCCCGTCACGCTGGCAAAATGGGTTGGTATCATCTCCGGAGGTGGTTCCCACCTTGAGCGAGAACTCTGGTACAACCTGCGGCACTACCCCTGGATGCGCACACCTCTGATGTACCTTATCACGCTCATCTGGAGAGGATGCCGCTGGGTCAAGAACGCCATCACATCTCTGCTGCTCATCTACCGCCATGCCGCCCTGGTCAACATCTCCCGCCTCGCCAAGAAGGGTGTCTCCAGAACCCTGGTCAAGGACCGCATCACCGCCGAGCTTCGCCGCAAGGTCGTGACTGGTTTTGCGTCCCGACCTGGTGAGAACTCGATGACGTTGGAGGTGTTTGAAGGCGCGCTCAAGACCAAGCCGGGAGAGGAACACAAGCCGCTTGCCACTGCCATCTACGACAACGCCTCTCGTCTCATCACCCGGCGCGATATCTCCAAGAGTGGTGACACTGTCACCACCTACACGTATGGCGACAGCACCAAGTCGCGGTACCCCAGCTGCAAGGTCGTTTCCGACCAGAAGCACACCAAGCAGTGCTTCTACGACAAGAAGGGACGCGTCACCCACGGCACCATGGCCTACGACGGGATCGAGTACTCGTTCCAGTACTTTTACAAGTCCAGCCCCAAAGGCAACCACGAAATCCTCAAAGCCGAATTCAAGCCGGCCAccgccaaccaccaccaccaccacaacaacgacaactcGTCCTCCGACAGCATGGCCGTCTTTTGGGGCACGCCCCTCCGCGAAGACCTCTCCTCGGAGAAGCTGAACTGGGTTCCTTCGGACCGCGTCTGCCGCGTCGTCAGGACCATCGCTGGGAAGAAGTACGTCACCACAAGCGACTACCAACACCGTCGCGACCCCGTCATGATGACGGTGCTGCTCTCGGAACAAGGGGACAAcgccaaagcagcagcagcagcag CCGTCACCAAGCCCCCCGTCGTCTTCCAGCACGAGGAGATCTTCCTCCAACGACCCAACGACCACTACTTTGAGAACGACGACCTGCTGATCCACCACCGGGTCGACCACGTCCGGCGGATGGCGCGCTTCTGCGGGCACAGCATGTCGTGGATCTCGGTCCTGAACCCGGCCGCGTGGCTTTACAGACGGCAAAAGACCATCTACCGGCCCGTGCCGACGTGGTGGTTGAGAACCGAGCTCTGGGACCACTGGCGCAAGGGCGGCGGGGTTCTGGACGCGATCGCGGCCTGCTGGATGGACGAGCTCATCCTCCGGGAGGAGCCCCTGCTCAAGAAGTACTGGAGCGCGAGAAACGCTGGTCAGCTCGACAAGGCAAAGGCTGCGCTGGACGGGGCGATTGAGCAGATTGTCAGCGCGATCGAGATTGAGAAGGACGTCTCGGAGGTTTGTCTGCTGCCGATCAAGTACTCGGATTTGTATGctatggggttggggagggatgcGAACCAGCTCACGATGAGGCCGGGCGATTGCTTTAGGGACACGCACGAGAGGATATCGGTTATTTTTAATGACATAGGGTGCTGGCCGGATTCCCCCGGGGGGGTGAGCAATTGCAGGAGGGATTTGGTGAATGGGCACAGCACGATCCGGAATCATGTGTTGGCCGAGTCAGCGAATGAGTATGGGATCCCGAGGTTTCAGGTGGAGAAGAGCGTGCAGAGCTTGAAGATGTTGCCGCTGTGGGGGCTGGACGGGAGGACGCCGAATCATGGGGTTATTGACAATCTGCTTGAGTCGGAGGTGGACGCCAAGATTGCTGTGACGGATACATATCGGGACATTGCCGGCACGTTTGTCCCTTTGATCAAACTTTTTGTCAAGGGGGCGAGGTCGAGGCATATTCCCAAGCAGGATATGATCCACTACAGCAACGCCATGCTGGGCATCTTTGAGTTCTTTGAGCACAAGGACTACAACAAGGCGTGGAAGTCAAGGGAGGTGGCGTCTGCGTGGGTGGAGGCTTGGTTGACAGAgtacgacgacgacaacattGTTGATCCGAGCTCCTACTTTGAAGTTGAGAAGCCGTCCATGACCGACTTTCGCGCGACGCTCGAGATCTTCTGCTCGTACTTTTTCATCTTTTCGGTCCAGACCCCCGAGGACTGCCCCAAGGTCTTCCAGTCGACACATCACGGCATCAGCAGCCTGTTCGGCATGCTGCTCAAGTACAAGCGGGGGGCCACCTTTGGTATCTGGGACCACGCCATCCTCTGGAGAGAGTGCTGCCTCAACATCTCCCCCGCCCAGTCCACCCTCCCGCTTCCCGTCCAGTCCATGCTCCTGTCCGGCATCGGCCTCGCCATGAAGCTGGCCTACTTCCACGCCGACGTCGTCCTGCCTTGCACGCCCGTCTTCAACCCCATCTGGGAGCAAGACCTCGGCACCGACGGCAACCGGCTATCGCACAAAAAGACGTTTGCCCGCAAGATCGACCCCATCGTCAACGGCGTCAGCAACATGGACGCTTTCAAGCCGGTCGAGCAGGTCGGCACCGACACCCCCACCGTGGTGATGCTGTCAAACGTCCAGTTCATCAAGGACATCAAGACGGCCATCCTGGCCGCCGACGTCATCGTCAACAAGTACGGGTTTACCGAGTACAAGCTTTTGGTCTACGGGGCGAGAGACAGGGAGCCGGGGTACGACATTGACATGTGCCGGCTGATCGAGTCGTGCGGCCTGACGAACCACGTCACCCTCAAGGGGTTCGGCAAGCCGGACCAGGCGCTGAAGGACGCGTGGCTGTTTATGAACTCGTCGCTTTCGGAGGGGCTGCCGCTTGCCATCGCCGAGGCTGCCCTGGCGGGTGTCCCCATTGTGGCGACGGCTGTCGGCGCGACTGCTTTGGTGCTCACAAACCCAGATGACCCGTCCGTGAGGTACGGCGAGGTTGTCCCGCCTAATGATCCGACTGCTTTGGCCAGGGCGCAGATTGCCATGTTGGCCATGTCTGGTCCCTGGGCCAAGTTCGCGGGTGATGTTGACAAGCGGGGCTCGGTGCCGCCTCATTTGCTCATGCCGGATAACTTGACGACTACAGATGTCAAGTGGCTTACCAAGCGGATGTATGATAAGGCCGAGGACCGGAGGAAGCTGGGGTTGCTCGGGAGGCAGATGGTGCTTAGGGGGTTTCATGGGAAGAGGTACCTTAGGGAGCATGAGCAGATGTATTGGATTCAGTGGCATTTGGCCGGGATGAGGAAGGACAAGGCGCTGTTTGACGCCAGGAGAgttgggtggaagggggagttgtggttgaagaagggggagaagaaggatagCTTGAAAGCGAATAACCAGGGGGGGttgcagaggaagaagagtgCGAGGTGGCAGGAGTTTACCAGTGGGAGGACGCCGTATAGGGGGAAGAGATTGAGCAAGGCACCCAGTAAGCAGCGGGAGgaaaaggtggtggtgactaGGGTGCAGGAGTTGGTGTAA